In one Mustela lutreola isolate mMusLut2 chromosome 8, mMusLut2.pri, whole genome shotgun sequence genomic region, the following are encoded:
- the LOC131839683 gene encoding LOW QUALITY PROTEIN: patched domain-containing protein 3-like (The sequence of the model RefSeq protein was modified relative to this genomic sequence to represent the inferred CDS: substituted 1 base at 1 genomic stop codon), with translation MMLSQLRSKAEKCEIPLMVYNQAFIYFDQYTAILENTVRNVIVASTAMFIVSLLLIPHPLCSLWVTFAIASVIVGVTGFMAFWNVNLDSISMINLVICIGFSFDFSAHISYAFVSSSKPSVNQKXIEALYLLGYPVLQSALSTVIGVCVLSAAKAYIFRTFLKIMFLVMVFGAAHGLIFIPVFLTFF, from the coding sequence atgaTGTTATCCCAGTTACGAAGCAAAGCTGAAAAGTGCGAAATTCCCCTAATGGTGTATAACCAGGCATTCATATATTTTGATCAGTATACTGCAATATTAGAAAATACTGTTCGAAATGTCATTGTTGCATCAACCGCTatgttcattgtttccttattgttaATTCCTCACCCACTGTGTTCCTTGTGGGTGACTTTTGCTATTGCTTCTGTGATTGTGGGAGTAACGGGTTTCATGGCATTCTGGAATGTCAATCTTGATTCCATATCCATGattaatcttgtcatttgtataGGGTTTTCTTTCGATTTTTCTGCACACATTTCTTATGCATTTGTTTCCAGTTCTAAGCCCTCGGTAAACCAAAAATGAATTGAGGCATTGTATCTGCTAGGCTATCCAGTGTTACAAAGTGCACTTTCAACAGTAATAGGGGTGTGTGTTTTATCTGCAGCTAAAGCATACATCTTcaggacatttttaaagattatgtttcTTGTTATGGTATTTGGGGCTGCTCACGGCCTAATTTTTATTCCAGTATTCTTAACCTTTTTTTGA